One genomic region from Chlamydia poikilotherma encodes:
- the pnp gene encoding polyribonucleotide nucleotidyltransferase yields MTFETISVTLEEGKTLVFETGKIARQANGAVLARMEETWVFSSVCAANLEEPVDFLPLRVDYQEKFSSIGKTLGGFIKREGRPTEREILTSRLIDRSMRPSLPNRLMQDVQVLSYVWSYDGVTLPDPIAICGVSAALAISDIPQISIVAGVRVGFVNNSWVVNPTKAEMDVSRMELVLAGTENAILMIEGHCDFFTEEQVIEAIEFGHKHIATICGTIKDWQKKIGKEKNTNVIVPLPEQVQSSVNAFVEGKFSDLLKIKDKKAFEAASKQLENEIVERFLEENEIFTALNIKTAFKQAKSNYMRTLIREQSVRSDGRSATTIRPISIDTSFLPRTHGSCLFTRGETQTMAVCTLGSEAMAQRYEDLNGEGLAKFYLQYFFPPFSVGEVGRIGSPGRREIGHGKLAEKALSHTLPDPAKFPYTIRIESNITESNGSSSMASVCGGCLALMDAGVPIKTPIAGIAMGLILDNDHVTILSDISGLEDHLGDMDFKVAGNTQGITAFQMDIKVEGITPAIMQSALAQAKAGRQHILDTMKEALAAPKTDLSQYAPRIETMQIKPNKIATVIGPGGKQIRQIIEEAGVQIDINDSGLVSISASSPKAIEKAKSIIEGLVGEVEVGKIYEGRVTSIVPFGAFVEILPGKEGLCHISEFSKQRIENVGDFVKQGDILAVKLLSINEKGQYKLSHKATLSE; encoded by the coding sequence ATGACATTTGAAACTATTTCCGTTACCCTTGAAGAAGGCAAAACATTAGTATTTGAAACGGGGAAAATTGCTCGTCAGGCTAACGGAGCTGTTCTTGCTCGCATGGAAGAAACTTGGGTTTTCTCATCTGTTTGCGCAGCTAATCTCGAGGAACCGGTAGACTTCCTTCCTTTAAGAGTTGATTATCAAGAAAAATTTTCTTCTATAGGAAAAACTTTAGGTGGGTTCATTAAAAGAGAGGGTCGCCCAACTGAAAGAGAAATTTTAACTTCTCGTCTAATAGATCGCTCTATGCGTCCTTCTTTGCCAAATCGGTTAATGCAGGATGTTCAAGTTTTATCTTATGTATGGTCATATGATGGAGTGACTCTCCCCGATCCTATAGCTATTTGTGGTGTTTCTGCTGCATTGGCTATTTCTGATATTCCTCAAATTAGTATTGTAGCCGGTGTTCGTGTTGGCTTTGTCAACAATAGTTGGGTAGTCAATCCTACAAAAGCTGAAATGGATGTTTCTAGAATGGAACTTGTTTTAGCGGGAACTGAAAATGCTATTTTAATGATAGAGGGTCATTGTGATTTCTTTACAGAAGAGCAGGTTATCGAAGCTATTGAATTTGGTCATAAACATATAGCAACAATCTGCGGAACAATCAAAGATTGGCAAAAGAAGATAGGTAAGGAAAAGAACACTAATGTTATTGTCCCTCTTCCAGAACAAGTACAATCTTCTGTAAATGCATTTGTTGAAGGTAAATTTTCTGATCTTTTGAAAATCAAAGATAAGAAAGCTTTTGAGGCTGCTTCAAAACAGTTAGAAAATGAAATTGTAGAGAGGTTTTTAGAAGAAAATGAGATCTTCACAGCATTGAATATTAAGACAGCCTTTAAACAAGCTAAATCAAATTATATGCGTACTTTAATACGCGAACAAAGTGTTCGTTCTGATGGACGTTCAGCAACAACAATCCGCCCTATTTCTATTGACACATCCTTCCTACCACGAACGCATGGAAGTTGTTTATTCACTCGTGGAGAAACACAAACTATGGCCGTTTGTACTTTAGGTAGCGAAGCTATGGCACAACGCTACGAAGACTTGAACGGAGAAGGGTTAGCTAAATTTTATTTACAATATTTCTTCCCCCCTTTCTCTGTTGGAGAAGTAGGAAGAATAGGCTCTCCAGGAAGAAGAGAAATTGGTCATGGCAAGCTTGCTGAAAAAGCTTTAAGCCACACTTTACCTGATCCCGCAAAGTTTCCTTATACTATCCGTATAGAATCCAATATCACTGAATCTAATGGTTCTTCATCTATGGCTTCTGTTTGCGGGGGGTGTTTAGCTTTAATGGACGCCGGAGTTCCGATTAAAACTCCTATAGCTGGTATTGCTATGGGTTTAATCTTAGATAATGATCATGTAACTATTCTCTCTGATATCTCTGGATTAGAAGATCATTTAGGAGATATGGACTTTAAGGTTGCTGGGAATACTCAAGGAATCACAGCATTCCAAATGGATATCAAGGTAGAGGGTATTACTCCTGCCATTATGCAATCAGCTTTAGCTCAAGCTAAAGCTGGTCGTCAACATATCCTTGACACCATGAAAGAAGCCCTTGCAGCTCCCAAAACAGATTTATCGCAATATGCTCCTCGTATTGAAACAATGCAGATTAAACCAAACAAGATCGCTACTGTTATTGGACCTGGAGGGAAACAGATTCGTCAAATTATTGAAGAAGCTGGAGTTCAAATTGATATTAACGATTCAGGTCTTGTCAGCATCTCAGCATCTTCTCCAAAGGCAATAGAAAAAGCTAAGTCTATTATTGAAGGTCTAGTTGGCGAAGTTGAAGTTGGTAAGATCTATGAAGGTCGTGTGACATCCATCGTTCCTTTTGGAGCTTTCGTAGAAATTCTCCCAGGTAAGGAAGGGCTTTGCCATATTTCTGAGTTCTCTAAACAACGTATAGAAAACGTTGGTGATTTCGTTAAGCAAGGAGACATTCTAGCTGTTAAGCTGTTAAGCATTAACGAAAAAGGCCAATACAAACTCAGCCACAAAGCTACTCTTAGCGAATAA
- the ftsH gene encoding ATP-dependent zinc metalloprotease FtsH gives MSKDKKMKPESKKNFPTVFFFLLFGVIFGVIAVQNFLVAKKARVSFSHQLEHLVNLKLIYPEDSRKIALNDNLVSFSGRFRESPTAESQLRYHYLELINQRHQLEFDLQEINKNLDNLSKEVESSVLWFSAISGSPIPETGYLISPSVELGKSSLPALVVEGSNNFQIINLRSLEQRYQTLPRSSESLRTFGSDLYELIGKYLSPALGVGSESLKRELKDLYQQVELSLTQSMDAEQLGILYQKVLGSLQRISSSLALSDNGERFGQLRSVRLYREEGSKYEKLVEDSQINQVQLDKLRGELSQVVWYFNNQELSSRALEKQDPEVFAHWFSGAKQEWEGFSHNRTLTFKAPDQPRNLVLEKTFKSEEPAPHYIGYLFTFLPIILVLVFVYFVFSRQVRGMNGSAMSFGKSPARLLMKGQNKVTFADVAGIEEAKEELIEIVDFLKNPTKFTSLGGRIPKGVLLIGPPGTGKTLIAKAVSGEADRPFFSIAGSDFVEMFVGVGASRIRDMFEQAKRNAPCIIFIDEIDAVGRHRGAGIGGGHDEREQTLNQLLVEMDGFGTNEGVILMAATNRPDVLDKALLRPGRFDRRVIMNLPDIKGRFEILAVHAKRIKLDPTVDLMAVARSTPGASGADLENLLNEAALLAARKDRTAVTAVDVAEARDKVLYGKERRSLEMDAEERKTTAYHESGHAVVGLCVQHADPVDKVTIIPRGLSLGATHFLPEKNKLSYWKKELFDQLAVLMGGRAAEDIFLGDISSGAQQDISQATKLVRSMVCEWGMSEQLGTVTYDERSDASTGYGSYHEKSYSDETAKAIDGELRALLDAAYQRALTIIREHRDEVELMTQMLIEFETLDAKDVKEIMDHTWDPEKKRARLKEEGMLFKKVSDDLPPPPPQEDAMKDGTLKLNNTTT, from the coding sequence CGTTTTCGTGAATCTCCAACAGCTGAAAGCCAACTACGTTATCATTATTTGGAATTGATAAATCAAAGACATCAATTAGAATTTGATCTTCAGGAAATAAATAAGAATTTAGACAACCTTTCAAAAGAGGTTGAGAGTTCTGTTTTATGGTTTTCTGCAATTTCCGGATCGCCTATTCCTGAAACAGGATATTTAATTTCTCCTAGCGTAGAGTTAGGAAAATCTTCTTTACCAGCCCTTGTAGTTGAAGGTTCAAATAATTTCCAAATTATCAACTTACGTTCTTTGGAACAGCGTTATCAAACTCTTCCTAGATCTAGTGAGAGTCTACGTACATTTGGTTCAGATTTATATGAACTGATTGGAAAGTATTTGTCTCCAGCTTTAGGCGTGGGTTCTGAGAGTTTGAAACGCGAATTAAAAGATCTCTATCAACAAGTAGAGCTTTCTCTAACTCAATCTATGGATGCTGAGCAGCTTGGTATTCTTTATCAGAAAGTTTTAGGTTCTTTACAGAGAATTTCTTCATCACTAGCTTTGTCTGATAACGGTGAGCGTTTTGGTCAGCTGCGTTCAGTGCGTCTATATCGTGAAGAAGGTAGTAAATATGAGAAACTTGTTGAAGATAGTCAGATTAATCAAGTGCAGCTGGATAAGCTTCGAGGGGAACTTAGCCAGGTAGTTTGGTATTTCAATAATCAGGAATTATCTTCTCGAGCTTTAGAAAAACAAGATCCCGAGGTATTTGCTCATTGGTTTTCTGGAGCAAAACAAGAATGGGAAGGTTTTTCTCATAACCGTACCTTAACTTTTAAAGCGCCTGATCAGCCACGTAATTTGGTATTAGAGAAAACATTTAAAAGCGAGGAGCCTGCTCCACATTATATAGGATACCTGTTTACGTTTTTACCCATCATCCTTGTGCTTGTCTTTGTTTATTTTGTCTTTTCCAGACAAGTGCGTGGTATGAATGGTTCTGCGATGTCTTTCGGCAAATCTCCAGCACGTTTGTTAATGAAAGGACAAAATAAAGTTACTTTTGCTGATGTCGCAGGTATTGAAGAAGCTAAAGAAGAATTAATAGAGATTGTAGATTTTCTAAAAAATCCTACAAAGTTCACGAGTTTAGGGGGAAGAATCCCTAAGGGTGTATTATTAATCGGACCTCCTGGAACAGGGAAAACTTTAATAGCCAAAGCGGTTTCTGGGGAAGCTGACCGACCATTCTTCTCAATAGCAGGTTCGGATTTTGTAGAGATGTTCGTTGGTGTTGGCGCTAGTCGTATTCGCGACATGTTTGAGCAAGCTAAGAGAAACGCTCCTTGTATCATTTTCATCGATGAGATTGATGCTGTAGGTCGTCATAGAGGCGCGGGTATTGGTGGCGGTCATGATGAACGTGAACAAACATTGAACCAATTACTCGTTGAAATGGATGGTTTTGGTACGAATGAGGGTGTTATCCTTATGGCTGCAACTAATCGTCCTGACGTACTGGATAAGGCGTTATTACGTCCTGGCCGTTTTGATCGTCGTGTAATTATGAATTTACCTGACATTAAAGGTAGATTTGAAATCCTAGCTGTGCATGCTAAGAGAATCAAATTAGATCCTACTGTAGATCTTATGGCGGTAGCACGAAGTACTCCAGGAGCTTCCGGAGCTGATTTGGAGAACTTATTAAATGAAGCAGCCCTTCTTGCTGCTCGTAAGGATCGTACTGCAGTGACTGCTGTAGATGTTGCCGAGGCTCGTGATAAGGTTCTCTATGGTAAAGAACGTCGTAGTTTAGAAATGGATGCTGAAGAAAGAAAAACTACGGCATACCATGAATCAGGACATGCTGTTGTAGGTCTTTGTGTGCAACATGCGGATCCTGTAGATAAGGTCACGATTATTCCTAGAGGCTTATCTTTAGGAGCTACACATTTTCTTCCTGAGAAGAATAAGCTTAGCTATTGGAAAAAAGAACTTTTCGATCAATTAGCTGTTCTCATGGGAGGTCGCGCCGCAGAAGATATCTTTTTAGGAGATATTTCTAGTGGTGCTCAGCAAGACATTTCTCAGGCTACAAAATTAGTCCGTAGTATGGTTTGCGAATGGGGAATGAGTGAACAATTAGGTACTGTAACTTACGACGAACGTTCGGATGCTTCTACGGGTTATGGATCGTATCATGAAAAGAGTTACTCAGACGAAACAGCAAAAGCTATTGACGGCGAATTAAGAGCATTGTTAGATGCTGCCTATCAGCGTGCTTTAACAATTATAAGAGAGCATCGAGATGAAGTAGAGCTTATGACTCAAATGTTAATTGAGTTTGAAACTTTAGATGCTAAAGATGTTAAAGAAATCATGGATCATACATGGGATCCTGAAAAGAAAAGAGCGCGTTTGAAAGAAGAGGGGATGTTGTTTAAAAAGGTATCTGATGATTTGCCACCACCACCACCTCAAGAAGATGCTATGAAAGATGGTACATTAAAACTAAATAACACGACTACTTAA